The Cricetulus griseus strain 17A/GY chromosome 9, alternate assembly CriGri-PICRH-1.0, whole genome shotgun sequence genome has a segment encoding these proteins:
- the LOC100765853 gene encoding vomeronasal type-1 receptor 1-like has protein sequence MEAWVSISLNWGMAFLVETTAGILANCFLFHLYNFPLFTAQAVRPTNLILNQLVLSNHLVLFSKGIPQTVATFGLTSFLGESGCKLILYLNRVARGVSLSTTSLLSGFQAIKLRPNTSAWLSLRIISSKYIGTCCFLCWTLQLLLNLHVTMKAGSPKYSKNLSAKGIYRYCSSELHERLTFLVTGVILSLSDIVCLVIMAWASGSMVLVLHKHKRRVQYIHSHSLSPKPSHEDRATRTILILVSMFLSFYSLASLLSFWITQTVSPSPWLFNTTVLLSLGFPALSPFVFSFNNIRVPQFCSALWTKKANRPAMVSEF, from the coding sequence ATGGAGGCATGGGTTTCCATTAGCTTAAACTGGGGAATGGCATTCCTCGTTGAGACCACTGCTGGAATCCTAGCCAATTGCTTCCTTTTTCATCTGTATAACTTTCCACTGTTCACTGCACAAGCGGTGAGACCCACAAACTTGATTCTCAATCAGCTGGTCCTATCGAACCATCTGGTTCTTTTCTCCAAAGGGATCCCCCAGACAGTGGCCACTTTTGGGTTGACAAGTTTCCTGGGGGAGTCTGGATGCAAACTTATCCTCTACTTAAACAGAGTGGCCAGAGGGGTCTCCCTCAGCACCACCTCCCTCCTCAGTGGCTTTCAGGCGATTAAGCTTCGCCCAAATACTTCTGCGTGGCTCAGCCTTCGAATTATATCCTCAAAATATATTGGCAcctgctgtttcctttgctggACGCTACAGCTCCTGCTCAACCTCCATGTTACTATGAAGGCAGGTAGTCCAAAATATAGCAAAAACCTGAGTGCTAAAGGAATCTACAGATACTGTTCCTCAGAACTGCATGAGAGATTGACTTTCTTAGTAACGGGAGTTATTTTATCCCTAAGTGATATTGTGTGTCTGGTCATCATGGCCTGGGCCAGTGGCTCCATGGTCCTTGTCCTGCATAAACACAAGCGTCGAGTCCAGTACATCCATAGCCACAGCCTCTCCCCCAAGCCTTCCCACGAGGACAGAGCCACACGAACCATCCTGATCCTGGTGAGcatgtttctctccttttactctCTAGCTTCCCTCTTATCGTTTTGGATAACCCAGACTGTGAGCCCAAGCCCTTGGCTGTTCAACACCACTGTGCTGTTGTCACTGGGCTTCCCAGCACTCAGCCCCTTCGTGTTCAGTTTCAACAATATTCGTGTCCCTCAGTTCTGCTCTGCACTTTGGACAAAGAAAGCAAACCGTCCAGCCATGGTCTCTGAGTTTTGA
- the LOC100769026 gene encoding vomeronasal type-1 receptor 1-like gives MDAWVSISLNWGMAFLVETTAGILANCFLFHLYNFPLFTAQAVRPTNLILNQLVLSNHLVLFSKGIPQTVATFGLTSFLGESGCKLILYLNRVARGVSLSTTSLLSGFQAIKLRPNTSAWLSLRIISSKYIGTCCFLCWTLQLLLNLHVTMKAGSPKYSKNLSAKGIYRYCSSTMSDRLTFLLKALILSLSDIVCLVIMAWASGSMVLVLHKHKRRVQHIHSHSLSSRPSHEDRATRTILILVSLFLSFYSLASLLSFWITQTVSPSPWLFNTTVLLSLGFPALSPFVFSFNIIRVPRFCSALWTKKANPPTLVSVVGVSSRSCQL, from the coding sequence ATGGATGCATGGGTTTCCATTAGCTTAAACTGGGGAATGGCGTTCCTCGTTGAGACCACTGCTGGAATCCTAGCCAATTGCTTCCTTTTTCATCTGTATAACTTTCCACTGTTCACTGCACAAGCGGTGAGACCCACAAACTTGATTCTCAATCAGCTGGTCCTATCGAACCATCTGGTTCTTTTCTCCAAAGGGATCCCCCAGACAGTGGCCACTTTTGGGTTGACAAGTTTCCTGGGGGAGTCTGGATGCAAACTTATCCTCTACTTAAACAGAGTGGCCAGAGGGGTCTCCCTCAGCACCACCTCCCTCCTCAGTGGCTTTCAGGCGATTAAGCTTCGCCCAAATACTTCTGCGTGGCTCAGCCTTCGAATTATATCCTCAAAATATATTGGCAcctgctgtttcctttgctggACGCTACAGCTCCTGCTCAACCTCCATGTTACTATGAAGGCAGGTAGTCCAAAATATAGCAAAAACCTGAGTGCTAAAGGAATCTACAGATACTGTTCCTCAACCATGTCTGACAGATTGACTTTCTTACTAAAAGCATTGATTTTATCCCTAAGTGATATTGTGTGTCTGGTCATCATGGCCTGGGCCAGTGGCTCCATGGTCCTTGTCCTGCATAAACACAAGCGTCGAGTCCAGCACATCCACAGCCACAGCCTCTCCTCCAGGCCTTCCCACGAGGATAGAGCCACACGAACCATCCTGATCCTGGTGAgcctgtttctctccttttactctCTAGCTTCCCTCTTATCGTTTTGGATAACCCAGACTGTGAGCCCAAGCCCTTGGCTGTTCAACACCACTGTGCTGTTGTCACTGGGCTTCCCAGCACTCAGCCCCTTTGTGTTCAGTTTCAACATTATTCGTGTCCCTCGGTTCTGCTCTGCACTTTGGACAAAGAAAGCAAACCCTCCAACTTTGGTCTCTGTGGTTGGTGTTTCCTCCAGGTCATGTCAACTTTAA